In the bacterium genome, one interval contains:
- the fusA gene encoding elongation factor G has translation MSPREAEKIRSVTLLGASGSGKTSLAEALLFAAGATHRLGSVDEGSSHLDQDPEEIKRRISLSSKLQSLDWDGHRLYLADTPGFPDFLGEAVAPLALLDAAVIVVDATVGVDVATRELFEQALALKKPLLFFINKMDKERADFDRALASIRELSRHAHPMALPLGQGESFRGVLDLIDGRVFTYEKGQAVEGPVPEAEKERFQQNQKLLIEEIAETDEALFERLAGGEILKKADVLPRLIQDIEDEEILPVLVGSSKPPQGIRLLLDTLTHLILAPDRLPPKEGKNPSGEFESRNPHLAESVSAQVFKIVSDPGVGDIFFLKIISGTLRHGADLLNPRSGSTERMGHLFNFRGKERLEVNEASLGEVVGVAKLKSTRLGDTLTDPGRPIAYDPPVFPEPTISVVLHPKTRQDQEKLGMALGKLTTHDPTFHFHVDPETSETVVSGLGEVHLEVVHERLRSRYGVEVTLGKPQVPYRETVTRKVKVQGKYKKQSGGHGQYGDVWLEVEPLPLGGGFEFVDAIKGGVIPSKYIPAVEEGVKAAMLKGTLAGYPVVDLKVTLCDGTFHSVDSSDLAFQIAGSMALKKGEEEAKPILLEPILHVEVSTPPEFVGAITNDLTARRGKIVGMRQEKERHVVEGEAPMSELFKYSTDLRSLTHGAGHHRMEFIRYEPLPPQHYAKVEKRV, from the coding sequence ATGTCGCCCCGCGAAGCGGAAAAAATCCGCAGTGTCACCTTGCTCGGCGCCTCCGGGTCCGGCAAGACCAGTCTGGCCGAAGCCCTGCTCTTTGCGGCCGGAGCCACCCACCGGTTGGGCTCGGTCGACGAGGGCTCGAGCCACCTCGACCAGGATCCCGAAGAGATCAAACGCCGCATTTCCCTGAGCAGCAAGCTCCAGTCGCTGGATTGGGACGGTCATCGGCTTTACTTAGCCGATACGCCGGGCTTTCCCGATTTTCTCGGCGAGGCCGTGGCGCCCTTGGCCCTGCTCGACGCCGCGGTGATCGTCGTCGACGCGACGGTCGGCGTCGATGTCGCCACCCGCGAACTCTTCGAGCAGGCGCTGGCTCTCAAGAAGCCGCTGCTGTTTTTCATCAACAAGATGGACAAGGAGCGGGCCGATTTCGACCGGGCCTTGGCCTCGATCCGCGAGCTCAGCCGCCATGCCCACCCGATGGCTTTGCCTTTGGGCCAGGGCGAATCCTTCCGTGGGGTCCTCGATCTCATCGACGGCCGGGTCTTCACCTACGAAAAAGGCCAAGCGGTGGAAGGGCCGGTGCCCGAGGCCGAGAAAGAGCGTTTTCAACAGAATCAGAAGCTGCTCATCGAGGAGATCGCCGAGACCGACGAGGCGCTTTTCGAGCGCTTGGCCGGCGGCGAGATCTTGAAGAAGGCCGATGTGCTGCCGCGGCTCATCCAGGATATCGAGGACGAGGAGATCCTGCCGGTCTTGGTTGGCAGCTCCAAGCCGCCTCAAGGCATCCGGCTGCTGCTCGACACCTTGACCCATTTGATCCTGGCGCCGGACCGCTTGCCGCCCAAGGAGGGCAAGAACCCAAGCGGGGAATTCGAGTCCCGGAATCCCCACTTGGCGGAATCGGTCTCGGCTCAAGTTTTCAAGATCGTCTCCGACCCTGGCGTCGGAGATATTTTTTTCTTGAAGATCATTTCGGGCACTCTTCGCCACGGCGCTGACCTGCTCAATCCCCGGAGCGGCTCGACCGAGCGAATGGGGCATCTATTCAATTTCCGGGGCAAGGAGCGGCTGGAGGTGAATGAGGCCTCGCTGGGCGAGGTTGTCGGCGTCGCCAAGCTCAAGAGCACCCGCTTGGGCGACACCCTGACCGATCCCGGCCGTCCCATCGCCTACGATCCGCCGGTTTTCCCGGAGCCGACGATCTCGGTCGTTCTCCACCCCAAAACCCGCCAAGATCAGGAAAAGCTGGGAATGGCCCTGGGCAAGCTCACGACCCACGATCCGACCTTTCACTTTCACGTCGATCCGGAGACCAGCGAGACCGTCGTCTCGGGCTTGGGCGAGGTTCACCTCGAGGTGGTTCATGAACGGCTTCGATCGCGCTACGGCGTCGAGGTGACGCTGGGCAAGCCTCAAGTTCCCTACCGCGAAACCGTCACCCGCAAAGTCAAGGTTCAGGGAAAATACAAGAAGCAGTCCGGCGGCCATGGCCAATACGGCGACGTCTGGCTCGAGGTCGAGCCCTTGCCGCTGGGTGGGGGCTTCGAGTTCGTCGACGCGATCAAGGGCGGGGTGATTCCTTCCAAATACATTCCGGCGGTGGAAGAGGGCGTGAAGGCGGCGATGCTGAAAGGCACCCTGGCCGGCTATCCGGTGGTCGACCTCAAGGTGACGCTCTGCGACGGCACCTTCCATTCGGTGGATTCCTCGGATTTGGCTTTTCAAATCGCCGGCTCGATGGCGCTGAAGAAGGGCGAGGAGGAGGCCAAGCCGATCTTGCTCGAGCCGATCCTGCACGTGGAAGTCAGCACGCCGCCGGAGTTCGTCGGCGCGATCACCAACGATCTGACGGCTCGGCGGGGAAAGATCGTCGGGATGCGGCAGGAGAAGGAGCGTCACGTCGTCGAGGGTGAGGCTCCGATGTCGGAGCTCTTCAAGTATTCGACCGATCTGCGCAGCCTGACCCACGGTGCCGGTCATCATCGAATGGAGTTCATCCGCTACGAGCCCCTGCCGCCCCAGCATTACGCAAAAGTCGAGAAGCGAGTGTAG
- a CDS encoding VIT1/CCC1 transporter family protein translates to MEHAKQGWIEEKRSAYLYAALSRHEPNPQLAQLFAKLGHRAEAQAAIWAKKAEETGMALATYRPDLRARLVAWLLSKIEPRRLKPMLAAMKVRGLSAYSRSIPNHPMPTDLEQVGQRHRGVGMAGNLRAAVFGINDGLVSNASLILGVAGASDNSAFILLSGMAGLLAGACSMGAGEYISVRSQREMFQHQIDLEKKELQQYPEEEAEELALIYEAKGLSLGEARSLAHRIIANPNRALDTLAREELGLNLDELGSPWSAAISSFISFSIGASIPLLPFLWAAAESSLWISLVCTGLGLFTTGATLSLFTGRRAWWSGIRMLLIGGGAGAVTFLIGKWLGVKLGA, encoded by the coding sequence ATGGAACACGCAAAGCAAGGTTGGATCGAAGAAAAGCGTTCGGCATATCTCTATGCCGCATTGAGCCGGCACGAGCCCAACCCGCAGCTGGCTCAACTCTTCGCCAAGCTCGGCCACCGGGCCGAGGCCCAAGCCGCGATCTGGGCCAAGAAGGCCGAAGAGACCGGCATGGCTTTGGCGACCTACCGGCCCGATCTTCGGGCCCGTCTCGTCGCTTGGCTTCTCTCGAAGATCGAGCCGCGCCGCCTCAAGCCGATGTTGGCGGCGATGAAGGTCCGCGGCCTCTCGGCCTATTCCCGATCCATTCCGAACCACCCGATGCCCACCGACCTCGAGCAAGTCGGCCAGCGCCATCGCGGCGTCGGGATGGCCGGCAATCTGCGGGCGGCGGTTTTCGGCATCAACGATGGCTTGGTCTCCAATGCCAGCCTGATCCTCGGCGTGGCCGGCGCTTCCGACAACAGCGCCTTCATCCTGCTTTCGGGCATGGCCGGGCTCCTGGCCGGCGCCTGCTCGATGGGCGCCGGCGAATACATCTCGGTTCGCTCGCAGCGCGAGATGTTCCAGCACCAGATCGACCTCGAGAAGAAAGAGCTCCAACAATATCCCGAGGAGGAGGCCGAAGAGCTGGCCTTGATCTACGAAGCCAAGGGCTTGAGTCTGGGCGAGGCCCGGAGCTTGGCCCATAGGATCATCGCCAATCCCAACCGGGCTCTCGACACCCTGGCCAGGGAAGAGCTGGGGCTCAACCTCGACGAGTTGGGCTCGCCTTGGTCGGCGGCGATCTCCTCTTTCATTTCCTTTTCGATCGGCGCCTCGATTCCACTCCTGCCTTTTCTGTGGGCGGCGGCCGAAAGCAGTCTTTGGATTTCGCTGGTTTGCACCGGGCTCGGTCTATTCACGACCGGAGCCACCTTGAGCCTCTTCACCGGGCGGCGAGCTTGGTGGAGCGGAATTAGGATGCTGCTGATCGGTGGCGGGGCCGGCGCGGTCACCTTTCTCATCGGCAAATGGCTGGGCGTCAAATTGGGGGCTTAA